The sequence TAACTTGACTTAAATTTAACAGCTTTACATCAATATATAAACTTGAAAATGTGAAGAATTTATTTTTCATAGGTTCGAGTTTTAAAGAATTCAAAATCCTTTTTCCCTATTTTGAATCATAGATTATTAATAGCTTAAAAATGAAAAAAATTTTAACTTGACTAGATATTAAATTTTAATGATATTCAGCCAATGCTTAAAAATTGGAGAGGAATACGATGACAAAAAAAGGTTTAATAAGTCTGATGATGATTCTGTTGTTATCAATTTTAATACAGTCTTGTAATGTAACAAGTCCGTATGTTACAGGAGCAAAGATTGATATGCAAAAGAATGATTACGTAAATGCTGAAGACAAGCTTCTAAAGGCGGTTGATAACAACGCAAAAGATGTTGAAGCATTATATCTTCTTGGTAAGATTTCTTCCAAAAAAGGTGATTTTGAGAAAATGGTTGATTATTTCAACAGAGCTACTTTAGCTGGAGCCGACCAGGAAAAAGTTAAAGATATGGATCTTGAAAAACAAAATATTTGGGCAACCTTATATACCGAATCTGGTGTTATGTTCAAAGCTGGACAGAAAAAGATAAATGAACAAGATGAAGAAGGATCTATCAAAGATTTTGAGAAAGCTATAAAAAAACTTGAGCTATCTCTTGTATTAATCGATAATAGCAAAGAATCTTTACTCCTTTTAGCCTATTGCTATTATTACACCAAAAATATGGACAAAGCCTTGGAAGCAGCTGAAAAACTTTTAGTTGTTGATGCTGAAAATATGGATGCTATTAAGATTTCTGCTATTATTACCTGGGATAACAAAGATTTCGAAAAAGCTGTTAAGTATTACGGAATCATCTACAATAAAGATCCTCAAAATAAAGAAGCTGTTTCAAGACTTGCTGACTATTACGCAAAGCAGAATAAGATTGATGATGCGATTGGTATGTATGATGCTATTTTAGCAATTGAACCAGATAATACAGATATTCTATTCAACAAGGCTGATATGCTTTACAAAAAGAAAAATGATGTACAAGGTGCGATCGCTACTTTGGAAAAGCTAGTATCTGTAAATTCAGAAGATTTAGAAGCTATTATTCAATTGGGAAATCTTTATTACAATCAAAAAGATTTTCAAAAAGTTGTAGATCTTCTGGAACCAAATGCTGAATTTTTTACTGCTGATAACAAAAAGCCAGCTTTTGATTTATTGTTCTACTCTTATGGAGAATTGGGAAATACTGCAAAAGCTAAAAAGTATTATATAGAATAAAACATTCTTACTTTAATTCAAAGGGTTTCAACCTTATGGTGCGAAACCCTTTTTTTTTTATTACATTATGAACAAGTTAGAAAATTCAGCGTTTAATTAAGTAGGTATCAGTTATGGAAAAAGAGTATCAAGAGCTAAAAATGGAACTTAAAAAAAGAGAAATTCCCACACATATAGCCATTATAATGGATGGTAACGGTAGATGGGCTAAAAAACAGGGTAATTTGAGAACATTTGGTCATGTTCATGGAGTAGACTCTGTACGTGAAATTCTTGATGCGGCAACTGAGATTGATTTGAAATATTTGACACTTTATACATTTTCAAAAGAAAACTGGAATCGCCCGGAATTTGAAGTAAAGGCTTTGATGAGTCTTCTAGTGGAAACAATTAACAAAGAAACAGTAACTTTGATGAATAAAAATGTAAAAGTGAAAGCCATTGGAAGGATAGAAGACCTAACTGATAATGCTAGAAATACAATTCTCAATCTGGAAAAAATAACAGAAAATAACAATGGACTTCATCTAAATATAGCCATTAGCTATTCTGGAAGAGAAGAGATTATTCATGCTGTAAAAACTATAATTGATAACAATATCATTGATATAAATGAGGATGTTTTCTCAAGCTTTTTGTATACGGCTGGAATGCCAGATCCTGATCTTTTGATAAGAACGGGTGGCGAGTTGAGAGTGAGCAATTTCTTACTGTGGCAAATAGCTTATTCTGAAATATATGTTACGGAAGTATTGTGGCCTGACTTTTCGAAGATTGATTTTTTAAAGGCTATTGAATACTATCAATCCAGAGAAAGAAGATTCGGAAAAACATCGGAACAGATTAACAATAATTAATAAATTATTCAGGGGTTTAGATGAAAAGATTTACGCTGCTTTTTATTTTAACAGCTCTTCTAATGGCCGAAGTAATTCAGGTAAGAAAAGAGCAAAGCAACGGTCTTGTTTTATCATACGATATAAACGGGAAATTTAAAATATCGGAAGTAGAGTCAGATAATTCACTCTTACAGAAACTGGAGATTGAAGATTTTTGGTATGAAGGAGAGTTTCCCTATGCTGAATACCCTACCATCAGCTTCCCCTTTGCAGT is a genomic window of Candidatus Delongbacteria bacterium containing:
- a CDS encoding tetratricopeptide repeat protein, producing MTKKGLISLMMILLLSILIQSCNVTSPYVTGAKIDMQKNDYVNAEDKLLKAVDNNAKDVEALYLLGKISSKKGDFEKMVDYFNRATLAGADQEKVKDMDLEKQNIWATLYTESGVMFKAGQKKINEQDEEGSIKDFEKAIKKLELSLVLIDNSKESLLLLAYCYYYTKNMDKALEAAEKLLVVDAENMDAIKISAIITWDNKDFEKAVKYYGIIYNKDPQNKEAVSRLADYYAKQNKIDDAIGMYDAILAIEPDNTDILFNKADMLYKKKNDVQGAIATLEKLVSVNSEDLEAIIQLGNLYYNQKDFQKVVDLLEPNAEFFTADNKKPAFDLLFYSYGELGNTAKAKKYYIE
- a CDS encoding isoprenyl transferase, with product MEKEYQELKMELKKREIPTHIAIIMDGNGRWAKKQGNLRTFGHVHGVDSVREILDAATEIDLKYLTLYTFSKENWNRPEFEVKALMSLLVETINKETVTLMNKNVKVKAIGRIEDLTDNARNTILNLEKITENNNGLHLNIAISYSGREEIIHAVKTIIDNNIIDINEDVFSSFLYTAGMPDPDLLIRTGGELRVSNFLLWQIAYSEIYVTEVLWPDFSKIDFLKAIEYYQSRERRFGKTSEQINNN